In Sphaeramia orbicularis chromosome 10, fSphaOr1.1, whole genome shotgun sequence, the following proteins share a genomic window:
- the LOC115426613 gene encoding uncharacterized protein LOC115426613 has protein sequence MSSCALVTALLTLPLAVGWVVLGDREEAQLICTGKEFQLPVYSTSRTVTFTPDPPGLRRVLLEKTTVKDPRFEWTRDKMLVLKEVTHADQGLYSIKLSSGFTYETVRLTVSECIKSYQRNYGENFEYNIPENGSLLEFSPKGAPLEAMPIVLWVKTDQDTSDAGRGRLIRGGKVWVAERVTQADQGNYTVKDGKGKVLSRSTLTVRGHTFNVTRFTKESLNLPLFLPVPHTHLIFTPTRYPDESSLGPFDPKPPRGPVQLIREGQITDHDMRYRGLISLGRNGTTNEVVIVRLTSRHDGMYEIRDGNGNLVSITWLQVIEKGGRWRALLKSITVPSGMFVSLAGFILFMKRYPNCSLSQIIAGLRTNRNPPANPPRVNIQDYGQPSSEPSGFYGYSEQSGSPRKWTPRASPTHAGYSQVMGRTPPRLSPAHVRAQNEEAQRLTSRSSPCHNAATQDQSNEDERRVSFSVPGASDCLHSSEECVQFQINKDRVKGKSNQSQNYFSALPLDTDTSESCSVYTSDKLNFL, from the exons ATGTCCTCCTGCGCGCTGGTCACTGCCCTTCTGACTCTCCCTCTTGCAGTGG GTTGGGTTGTTTTGG gtgaCAGAGAGGAAGCACAGCTGATATGTACCGGGAAAGAATTTCAGCTGCCGGTGTATTCCACATCAAGGACTGTGACTTTTACACCAGATCCTCCAGGACTGAGGCGTGTCCTCCTGGAGAAAACCACT GTAAAGGACCCACGGTTTGAGTGGACGAGGGATAAGATGCTGGTCCTGAAAGAGGTGACCCATGCAGATCAGGGACTTTACTCCATCAAACTGTCCTCTGGATTCACCTACGAGACCGTCCGTTTGACTGTTTCAG AGTGCATAAAGTCCTACCAGAGGAACTACGGTGAGAACTTCGAGTACAACATCCCTGAAAATGGCTCCTTACTGGAGTTTTCTCCCAAGGGTGCTCCCCTAGAGGCCATGCCCATAGTACTGTGGGTCAAGACAGACCAAGATACGAGTGATGCAGGCCGTGGTCGACTAATAAGAGGTGGAAAGGTGTGGGTAGCTGAGAGAGTGACACAAGCCGACCAAGGAAACTACACTGTGAAAGATGGGAAAGGGAAGGTGTTGTCCCGCAGTACCCTCACTGTCCGTG GCCATACCTTCAATGTCACCCGCTTCACCAAGGAGTCTCTAAATCTGCCCCTTTTTCTTCCCGTCCCTCACACCCACCTCATATTTACCCCAACCCGATACCCTGATGAATCCTCGCTGGGCCCTTTTGACCCCAAACCCCCCCGTGGCCCCGTACAGCTGATCCGAGAGGGCCAGATCACTGATCACGACATGCGGTACAGAGGCCTCATCTCTCTGGGCAGGAACGGCACAACTAACGAGGTTGTCATTGTAAGGCTGACCTCAAGGCATGATGGGATGTATGAAATCAGAGATGGGAATGGCAACCTGGTGTCCATTACCTGGCTGCAGGTGATTG AAAAGGGGGGAAGGTGGCGAGCGCTCCTCAAATCCATCACTGTCCCGTCCGGCATGTTTGTTTCTCTGGCTGGTTTTATCTTGTTTATGAAGCGATACCCAAACTGCAGCCTCTCACAGATCATCGCTGGCCTCAGGACAAACCGCAACCCGCCTGCCAACCCTCCAAGAGTCAACATCCAG GACTATGGCCAGCCCAGTTCTGAGCCTTCGGGCTTCTACGGTTACTCTGAGCAGTCTGGATCACCAAGGAAATGGACCCCGAGAGCCAGTCCTACTCATGCT GGCTACTCTCAGGTCATGGGCAGAACTCCACCTCGTTTATCTCCAGCTCATGTGAGGGCTCAGAATGAGGAAGCCCAAAGACTGACATCCAGGAGCTCCCCTTGTCATAATGCTGCTACTCAG gaccaATCTAATGAGGACGAGAGGAGGGTTTCCTTTTCGGTACCTGGAGCTTCAGACTGTCTCCACTCCTCTGAAGAATGTGTTCAGTTCCAGATCAACAAAGATAGAGTTAAAGGAAAATCAAACCAATCACAGAACTACTTTTCTGCACTGCCACTAGACACAGACACCTCTGAGTCCTGCAGTGTTTACACCTCAGACAAACTGAACTTTTTATAg
- the LOC115426616 gene encoding uncharacterized protein LOC115426616 isoform X2 — MLFLCLTLSVFPFVLSNTLKEACYGGQYNLPPEYAPPLFHGDLFFTSSNTGVRRLVSNDDGVKDARFVSSFGIGLTIQDLTEQDNGVFSVSYPNSNREVNVITLKVLDCVEPRKVYYGSIFSFMIPFGAERLEFTPSSELDQVTVRWDHTGTKGGRGSVTRHYWEITDTTQKDTGYYKFRGKHNKLLAWRKLLVEENERHVDIDEGRELRLDYHDIAPIWMVTFQPLGTQKNYLLIVRGTANWNPEPFEGRVDFRGTSIAISSVEYQDSGTYEFIDSKGCVALRVTVEVTNVDFPSWVYALSFAGVPFGAICCCYCVKSFRKKSSSKRNNPNPEMTAAPTPATAVHYHDTTQPTGPGQSGTSVPVNLPAWREQRSTSGGLTDSTQHPVPSASAAPNISAFSDLPMNPPTYMEAMSDGPPTYESVNFSPSPPQPEAAAGGSDFISSDSEPKFDVEESASPSAAPLSSDTTCDVYTSDKFNFL; from the exons ATGCTGTTCCTCTGTCTGACTTTGTCTGTTTTCCCTTTTG TTTTATCAAACACTCTAAAAGAAGCGTGCTATGGAGGCCAATATAACTTGCCTCCTGAATATGCACCTCCTCTTTTCCACGGAGATCTTTTCTTCACTTCAAGCAACACAGGAGTCAGAAGGCTTGTGAGCAATGATGATGGG GTAAAGGACGCACGCTTCGTATCTTCCTTTGGCATTGGACTTACAATACAAGATTTGACAGAACAAGATAATGGAGTTTTCTCAGTGTCTTATCCTAATAGTAACAGAGAGGTCAATGTCATCACACTGAAGGTTCTAG ATTGTGTCGAACCACGAAAAGTCTATTATGGAAGTATCTTCTCATTCATGATTCCCTTTGGAGCTGAACGTTTAGAGTTCACTCCATCTAGTGAACTGGATCAGGTGACAGTCCGCTGGGATCACACTGGCACGAAGGGAGGCAGGGGATCAGTGACCAGACACTACTGGGAGATAACTGACACCACCCAGAAAGACACTGGTTACTACAAGTTCAGAGGAAAACATAACAAATTGCTGGCTTGGAGGAAGCTTTTGGTAGAAG AAAATGAAAGacatgttgatattgatgagggcagAGAACTCCGCCTAGATTATCATGATATTGCTCCCATATGGATGGTTACATTTCAGCCTCTTGGGACACAAAAAAACTATTTATTGATTGTAAGAGGTACTGCTAACTGGAATCCAGAACCATTTGAAGGAAGAGTTGACTTTAGGGGCACTTCTATAGCCATTAGTTCTGTAGAATATCAAGACTCTGGCACCTATGAGTTCATAGACTCAAAAGGCTGCGTGGCCCTGCGTGTGACGGTGGAGGTGACCAATG TAGACTTTCCATCCTGGGTATATGCGCTTTCATTTGCTGGTGTTCCCTTTGGGGCGATTTGCTGCTGTTATTGTGTAAAAAGTTTTCGTAAAAAGAGCTCCTCTAAAAGAAACAACCCTAATCCTGAGATGACAGCAGCACCAACACCTGCAACCGCTGTGCATTACCAT GATACGACTCAACCTACAGGCCCTGGTCAGTCTGGCACCTCAGTGCCCGTGAACCTCCCTGCCTGGAGAGAACAAAGATCTACCTCTGGTGGTC TGACA GATTCAACTCAACATCCAGTCCCTAGTGCCTCTGCTGCCCCAAATATATCAGCTTTCTCTGACCTGCCAATGAATCCCCCCACCTATATGGAAGCTATGTCTGATGGTCCACCa ACATACGAATCAGTGAACTTCAGTCCGAGCCCACCGCAGCCTGAG
- the LOC115426616 gene encoding uncharacterized protein LOC115426616 isoform X1, which translates to MLFLCLTLSVFPFVLSNTLKEACYGGQYNLPPEYAPPLFHGDLFFTSSNTGVRRLVSNDDGVKDARFVSSFGIGLTIQDLTEQDNGVFSVSYPNSNREVNVITLKVLDCVEPRKVYYGSIFSFMIPFGAERLEFTPSSELDQVTVRWDHTGTKGGRGSVTRHYWEITDTTQKDTGYYKFRGKHNKLLAWRKLLVEENERHVDIDEGRELRLDYHDIAPIWMVTFQPLGTQKNYLLIVRGTANWNPEPFEGRVDFRGTSIAISSVEYQDSGTYEFIDSKGCVALRVTVEVTNVDFPSWVYALSFAGVPFGAICCCYCVKSFRKKSSSKRNNPNPEMTAAPTPATAVHYHDTTQPTGPGQSGTSVPVNLPAWREQRSTSGGPQDSTQHPVPSASAAPNISAFSDLPMNPPTYMEAMSDGPPTYESVNFSPSPPQPEAAAGGSDFISSDSEPKFDVEESASPSAAPLSSDTTCDVYTSDKFNFL; encoded by the exons ATGCTGTTCCTCTGTCTGACTTTGTCTGTTTTCCCTTTTG TTTTATCAAACACTCTAAAAGAAGCGTGCTATGGAGGCCAATATAACTTGCCTCCTGAATATGCACCTCCTCTTTTCCACGGAGATCTTTTCTTCACTTCAAGCAACACAGGAGTCAGAAGGCTTGTGAGCAATGATGATGGG GTAAAGGACGCACGCTTCGTATCTTCCTTTGGCATTGGACTTACAATACAAGATTTGACAGAACAAGATAATGGAGTTTTCTCAGTGTCTTATCCTAATAGTAACAGAGAGGTCAATGTCATCACACTGAAGGTTCTAG ATTGTGTCGAACCACGAAAAGTCTATTATGGAAGTATCTTCTCATTCATGATTCCCTTTGGAGCTGAACGTTTAGAGTTCACTCCATCTAGTGAACTGGATCAGGTGACAGTCCGCTGGGATCACACTGGCACGAAGGGAGGCAGGGGATCAGTGACCAGACACTACTGGGAGATAACTGACACCACCCAGAAAGACACTGGTTACTACAAGTTCAGAGGAAAACATAACAAATTGCTGGCTTGGAGGAAGCTTTTGGTAGAAG AAAATGAAAGacatgttgatattgatgagggcagAGAACTCCGCCTAGATTATCATGATATTGCTCCCATATGGATGGTTACATTTCAGCCTCTTGGGACACAAAAAAACTATTTATTGATTGTAAGAGGTACTGCTAACTGGAATCCAGAACCATTTGAAGGAAGAGTTGACTTTAGGGGCACTTCTATAGCCATTAGTTCTGTAGAATATCAAGACTCTGGCACCTATGAGTTCATAGACTCAAAAGGCTGCGTGGCCCTGCGTGTGACGGTGGAGGTGACCAATG TAGACTTTCCATCCTGGGTATATGCGCTTTCATTTGCTGGTGTTCCCTTTGGGGCGATTTGCTGCTGTTATTGTGTAAAAAGTTTTCGTAAAAAGAGCTCCTCTAAAAGAAACAACCCTAATCCTGAGATGACAGCAGCACCAACACCTGCAACCGCTGTGCATTACCAT GATACGACTCAACCTACAGGCCCTGGTCAGTCTGGCACCTCAGTGCCCGTGAACCTCCCTGCCTGGAGAGAACAAAGATCTACCTCTGGTGGTCCACAA GATTCAACTCAACATCCAGTCCCTAGTGCCTCTGCTGCCCCAAATATATCAGCTTTCTCTGACCTGCCAATGAATCCCCCCACCTATATGGAAGCTATGTCTGATGGTCCACCa ACATACGAATCAGTGAACTTCAGTCCGAGCCCACCGCAGCCTGAG